From the genome of Lates calcarifer isolate ASB-BC8 unplaced genomic scaffold, TLL_Latcal_v3 _unitig_955_quiver_1955, whole genome shotgun sequence:
GTTACCATAGAAACCGCAGGTCATCAGTCAAACCTGCAACTCTGAACGGCACGAAGACAGCCTTCACCTCCAGGCATCAAGCTATATGTTAACATTTAAACGGTAAGAACAAactttctttatctgttttatctttgtAGTCTAGCTGAGTGATGATCAGTTTAGAGAAgtatttggtaaaaaaaaaaaaaaaaaaaaaaaaagaaaagaaaaaagaaaaataagagtACAGACTCAAGAGGAAACAATTTTAGTTCAGTGTGAGTTCAGGTATTATCTGTATTTAGTAAAATTAGCTGATTTGTTCAGTAAATTGCAGCTGATCTAGTTGTTTTGTGTGGATTATCCTTGTCTTactgtctttattgttttctatgTCAGAGTTGACTCACCGATGGAGGtgaggaagaaggaaaacacTGGCAGAAAAATGAGTTCCCTCACAAAGGTAAGTAGAAAAATGACTGTAACTTTAAAACTACTATGTGAAGaaactgaattgaaaaaaaaacaaacaaaccaaaaaaaaacaaaaaaaaaaaaaacaacccatgAATCCAACCCAGAGAAACTGAGATAAAGGGGCTAAAGTCAACAGACTATTCTCTATTTCATCAATCTGAAATAGAGAATAACTTGAAATATACCATAGGTGTGCAAACAGTCTTAACTTATTTCTCTAGGTAACACTATCTCATTCACTTGTGCAGTATATTCAAATGATATTTGATTATATATTAGCCAGCTCATTCATGTGCTCATACAGATATTTAACAATATTCAGTTCAGGAATGAGCCTCTATCATTGCATTGCAAAAACTTTTACATGATTTAATTAGCTTTAGACATTAAAAAGActtagggaaagattgtggtcatagtttaaaacaaaacaaccaaccaGAGTTCTCCTGTGTCAAAGTCACATACTTTGTTTACTCATTTTCAGGTTATTTTCCTCACTAAAGGACTCTATAATAACCTCATTTGAATGTACAACTGGTGCTGTTGTTTTCATGGAGGTACAGTCTCTGGctgcagaggacagagcagacCAGAATAAGTTAAACCAATTTAATAATTCACCATGCCTGAAAAAAGGCTCATATTCCAGCTTTTTCTTCCGCAGTTCCTTTACATGTCCAGATGTGAACAAACTCAGTACATGCACAAATGAACCTTTACCACTGAATCCTCAAAGTGAACTGATTCTACCACCATTTTCAGGGGCAGAATCAGTAGCTTTTAGAATTTGGAGCTCTCCTCACTGATGACTGAGAGAGCCATCATCAGCTCAGTTACGAGGCTTCCTTGTTAAACGAAGGCCACAGAAACAATCTGAATCTGATAACTACTGGAAAATAAGTCAGTGCTGAACTGTCAACCTTAAATGCAGTGGTTGTATTGACAGTCAGAATTAGTGCTGAACATTGCAGTGATGCATTCACTTACCATTGTACGTATTTGaatggagaaaacagagaaaaaaaactgaacaaactgcaGTCAGTGACAAATTCAACAATTCAAATCAGCAAACAAGATATGTATCTGTAGaataaactgtatatttttatatcagtgGTTACTACAGTGATTATTCATCACATCTCTTGTAATGTAACACTGCAAAGTATTGCAACGTTCATTATTATGATAATAAGAATTAGTGagtgcctgtgtttttttttgtttttgttggtagAAAAATATGGAGAAGAGTTACACTACTCGAAGGACTCTCGTAGAACATCGGCGCATCCACACTGGAGAAAAGCCGTACGTCTGTGACCAGTGCAAAAGGTGTTTCGCTGCTCGATGGAGTCTCAGACAGCATCAGCGCACCCACACTGGAAAGAAGCCATATGTCTGTGACCAGTGTGGGAAGAGTTACACTACTCGATGCAATCTCACACATCATCAGCGCACCCACACTGGAGAAAAGCCGTACGTCTGTGACCAGTGCAAAAGGTGTTTCGCTGCTCGATGGAGTCTCAGACAGCATCAGCGCATCCACACTGGAGAAAAGCCATACGTCTGTGACAAGCATGAGAGGAGTTTCACTGCTCGATGCAGtttcaaaaaacatgaatgcaTCTACTCTGGAGAGAGACCACACGTCTGTGATCATTGTAGGAGTTTCAGAGTATCATTATGTTTGAAGACTCATCGGCCTACCCACACATGCATTGAGTTTGAGGCAACAGCAGCACCCTCCAACCCTGTAGATACTTGACATATGGATCTAGCTGTCTGTTAGATCATATCTGATTTGTAAAGCCTgtataaataatatttacatgCATGCAACCTGAGTTGTCAGAtttaattcttgtttttaagGTACTTTCtaacagagaaatatttccaaaacaaagtacatttactgaagtaCTATACTCAAGTGCGATTTTGAGGTACTATACTTGAGTATTTTCACTTTATGCTACTTTACTCTTCTACACCATTACATTTCAAAGGGAAAAATTGCAATTTTTACTTCACAATGGTTATTTGGCAGCTGTAGTTCTTGGTGctccctgcctctcacccagtctCAGCTCACCAAAACCTCCAAAGATTAAGTATGGCTATAgttaatggatgaatggatgaagcTCTTGGCTTCTTTTCAAATTGATTttccatgaaaaaaacaaacatatgatAGGCTTAAATActttattaaaatttaaacCAACCAACCTAATGACTAAACTTCTCATATAGTTTCATATAAATAAGCTTCAGCGTTCAGCTTTATATTATGACCTTTTTGAGGTCTGGGGACCACAAGACTAAAATACATCTGTACTTCATCTTAAGTAGGATTTTAAATCCAGGACTCTTACTTGTGATGGAGTATTGTCTTTGCCGGTTAAGACTTTCATAATGTGTGAATAGCTCAGCAGTTCAGCAGTGAACAAACatcagtttaaaaatgaaatggtcTTAGAGCAACCACTGCTTCAAAGTTTGATTATCCAG
Proteins encoded in this window:
- the LOC108880537 gene encoding zinc finger and SCAN domain-containing protein 31 isoform X2 is translated as MLTFKRVDSPMEVRKKENTGRKMSSLTKKNMEKSYTTRRTLVEHRRIHTGEKPYVCDQCKRCFAARWSLRQHQRIHTGEKPYVCDKHERSFTARCSFKKHECIYSGERPHVCDHCRSFRVSLCLKTHRPTHTCIEFEATAAPSNPVDT
- the LOC108880537 gene encoding zinc finger protein 431 isoform X1 — its product is MLTFKRVDSPMEVRKKENTGRKMSSLTKKNMEKSYTTRRTLVEHRRIHTGEKPYVCDQCKRCFAARWSLRQHQRTHTGKKPYVCDQCGKSYTTRCNLTHHQRTHTGEKPYVCDQCKRCFAARWSLRQHQRIHTGEKPYVCDKHERSFTARCSFKKHECIYSGERPHVCDHCRSFRVSLCLKTHRPTHTCIEFEATAAPSNPVDT